GTACCACTTCTTTGCCTGCCTCTGATACCCTTTTATGTCGATGGTATAGTGCCCATTGGGTGATTGGAAACGCATAACTTGGTGCAAAGTGGAGACAACACCTTGCATTCTGTGGATCCAATTTCGTCCCATGATTGCATTGTCGCTTGTGATAGAGTCTATTatcaggaagtctacttctaaatTGCATTCTATGGCGACTACGTTTAACTTGATTGCTCCCTTTGGGTATACTCTTTGGCTATTGAACCCCAAGATTGGTGCAACAGAAGGCCTGATCTGACTTTCCTCAAGACCCATTTTCtggaaggcttcccagaagaggaCGTCGACTCCGCTGCCACCATCAACTAAATCTCTCCCCAATTGGCAACAATCCATTTGCAGCTTGATGACCAATGGGTCGTCATAAGGTAGATGCACCTCCCGCAgatcttcttctgtaaaagttATTGAAGCAGTGGGGTAACATCTCTCTTCTACAGTGACAAAGTTGACAGTGTGCCCCAGCGATCTATATCGCTTCACTCTTTCCTCCATTCGCCTCTGGTATTTGG
This genomic interval from Humulus lupulus chromosome 8, drHumLupu1.1, whole genome shotgun sequence contains the following:
- the LOC133795645 gene encoding uncharacterized protein LOC133795645, which codes for MTQYIKGLDRAGIPQPSVIPATMPTMMPPSTNVASSSSQEPLKQVPMIHGTVEPTMEQEHKTKYQRRMEERVKRYRSLGHTVNFVTVEERCYPTASITFTEEDLREVHLPYDDPLVIKLQMDCCQLGRDLVDGGSGVDVLFWEAFQKMGLEESQIRPSVAPILGFNSQRVYPKGAIKLNVVAIECNLEVDFLIIDSITSDNAIMGRNWIHRMQGVVSTLHQVMRFQSPNGHYTIDIKGYQRQAKKWYLTLKERNEMDTSASHDDPTK